The Candidatus Eisenbacteria bacterium genome segment AGTACGGGCCGGCGTAGCTGTCACCCGGGAAGCCGGTCGGGGCCCAGCCGGAGTCGACCTGGCCCACGCCCAGCAGGGTGCGGGAGTAGGCGTACCACTTCGGGAACGCCATGCCCGTGATCGCGCCGGTGTTGGCCACGGTGTACGGACCGTCCGGCTGCGCCAGGAACCCGGTGTTCCCGTTGGAGACCGTCACGGTCGGGCGGTTGTAGGTGTCCGCGGCGTAGCGGTCGCGGGTCAGGCCGGAGCCCCACGCGTCGTTGTACGCCGTGGTCCCGTCGAGCACCGAGAAGGTGTCGGCCCAAACCGTGTCCGTGCCCAGCGGGCGCCAGCCGGTCTTCGGCAGGTTGTAGCGCATGCTGTGACCGAACGCGCGCAGGTCCACCACCAGCGAGTCAATGTCGCTGGAGGCGTTCTTGACCTTGACCTGGGCGACTTCCGGCGCGAGCAGCAGGCCCGAGCCGTAGTTCTTGGCGCCCATGTCGATCACGCCCTTCACCAGGATGCCCGACATGTTGGTCGTGCTGTCCGGGAAGGAGTTGGCGCGCAGCGTGCGGTTGCTGGTCACGGTGTCAATCCACACCGTGAACGGCAGCGACAGGAACGTCACCTGCGCAGAGTCGACCGCCACGTCCACCGGCGGCGTGTAGCCGCAGGTGCGCGAGAAGATGTCGAACTGCGTGATGCGCACGTCGAGCACGTCCCCGTTGTGGGTCCGGCCGACCGAGTTCATGTCGTAGGTGACCAGGTAGTTGCGCGACTGGCCCGGCGCGAAACGGGTGTTGCCGTTCGCGAGGACCGAGCCCACGCCGCTGCCCGAGCCGACGGTCAGGGTGGCCTTGGCGGGCGAGCCGGAGAACGGCGTCGCGCCGGCGGTGCCACCGACCACGGCCATCAGCGTGTCGCCGGTCTGGATGGTGTCGGCGGTGTTGCCGGTACCCTTCAGCCACAGCTTCACGGTCTTGACGTCGATGTCGTTGGTGTTCTCACTGGTCACCGTCACGGTGATCAGGGAGTCGAACAGGTTGCCCTTGAACGCGCCGAGGCCGCTCGCGACACGCGTGGTGTCGCCGCGACCGAACAGGCGCAGGCCGGCTGCCGGCCCGGGGCTCTTCGACGAAGCGAAGCCCGTGTCCGGCGCCTGCAGGCCGAAGTACAGGATCGGAACGTTGGTGTCCTGCTGGCTGGCCTTGTTCAGGGCCGGCTGGCCGACGGCGTTCAGCGAAGGCGAACCGTAGTGGTTGGCCTGGGCCCACGGAAGGATGCGCTCGGCGGTGGCGGTGTAGGTGGCACCCGCCTCCAGCGTGCGCGCGACCGCGGTCACGGTGCTGTCGTTCTCCAGGGGGCCGAGCAGCCAGGAACCGGAACCGTTGTTGAAGATCCCGGTGGTGGCCCACATGGTCGAGTCCTGGAAGACGGAGTTGAGGACCACGCCGCTGGCGCCGCCCTGGAAGGCGATCCGGAGCTTGCTGCCGTTGGTCACCTGCTGCGCCATCGTGTAGACGACGAACAGGCCCAGGTGCGGGTCGGTCTGGGCGAGCGAGTCACCCGCGGCGGTGGCCAGGGGCCACGAGCCGGCGACGTTGCTCTTCCAGTGGGTGTTGGCCGGAACCGTCAGGGTCTGGCTGAAGGTGATGAAGGTCGCGATCGAGTCGGTGGCTGCCGGGCCGGTGAAGGCCAGGTTGGCCGGGCTCGTGGCGACCAGCTGGTCGGCGCTGTCCCAGAGATTGTTTCCGTTGGTGTCGACGTAGATCCGGACTTCATCGATGTTGCCGATGTTGTCGTTCTTGTCGGTCACCTTCACGGCCTTCACGGTGTCCTGGACGTTCGAGTACACATCCAGGCGGCCGACACAGAACGCCTGCTTGTTGTGGACCACGTACGTCGCGCTGTCCTGGGCCGCACCGCGGGAGAAGAACACGCGGGAAAGTCGGGTCAAGTAGTTCCCGACGTATCCCGAGCGCACCCCGTGGTTGGTCAGGGGAGTGACGTACGTCTGCGCGGCGTTGGCACTGGGCACCAAGCTGGGCACCAGTCCGACCGCGCAGATCAGGGTCAGCAGCAGAGCGCCGACCGTTTTCCGCCAGCCATTCATTCCCGAACCTCCTTGTGGATGAACCGGAATCACGTTCACTTTCTCTCTAAACCCCTGTGGCCCCGAAGGGCCCTGTTCATTGCTTCTGCGTATCTCACAAGCCGCCCGATCGGTTTCTGGCGGCGACGTCCGGTGGCTTGCAGTCCTCTCGTTTCCCCCTCCACCGGGTCCGGCGCTGGGCCGGTGGGGGCTGCCCGCATTCATCGGAGCCCCCTTCCAGACCGGGATTCCCAGGCGGTGATCCCCCCGGCGCTGAGGCCGAGGAGACGGGACGGAACTGAGATCATCGGACCACCTCTCTTGGAGACTGCATGCCTAGAAATCGTGAAGGACGCAATAAGGCCATTGCCCCTGCGTCGAGCCGAAAATGTTCGCTGCTTGTGCAGATGTGGGCTGCGGCCCGTCGAGCTGCCGCGCCACGTAACCAGTGAGAGTTCTATCCAAGTGACGCCCGGGCTGTCAACCCGGTCTCTACCTGGGTCTCCCATAACAGAAGCGCTCCCTCGCTTCTGCCCTCCCTGTGGTCGTGAGGCTCGGGGTGGGAGGGCGCCGCCCGGTTCGCGAAACTCCCTTGCACGGAATTTCAGCCGAGACACGGGAAGCAGTGCGGCCGTGAAGGGACATGATGAAGCACTCGTTGCCCGTGCGCAGAAGAACGGAACAACCGGGCGCACCCTATCACCGGCCCGAAGAGAGTGTCAACGGAAAACTGCCCGTGCACACGCTCCCTGCATATTCGACCGCGTTCAGGGCCACCTTCACCGCATTCCCCCTGGGCGCACTTTCTCCGTTCAGCGCAACGCAATAGAGCCGCCGAAGGGCGCATCGCAAGTTCTGTTCCAGCCACTGGGAAACGCGCGTCAATGTACCTTTCGACTGCGGCTTAGCTGGCCGCGTCGCCCGCGACATGTGGTGTTATGTAAAATATCGAGCGTGCGCAACCGACCAATTGCTGGGCAGAGCGCACGAAGTGAGCGGTCGAGATAATATGTAATCGAGTGGGGGCGCCCCGACGGGCGCCCCCACTCGATTTTCTCGAAAACGACCGGTGGAAAACTCAGTGGGCGTACGTGGGAGGGCTCTCCGGGTCCTTGGACGCCCGCTCGGCGGCCGGCATCAGCGCCCGCTCCAGCACCTCGTCCATGGTGTCCACGGTGATCAGCTGCAGGTCGCGGCGCACTTCCTTGGGCAGCTCCGCGATGTCCTTCTCGTTGGCCTTGGGAATCAGGACGGTGCGCACTCCCGCGTGACGCGCGGCGACGGTCTTCTCCGGCAGGCCGCCCACCGGCAGCACATTGCCGCGCAGGGTGATCTCGCCGGTCATGGCCACGTCGGCGCGCGTCGGAACCCCGGTCAGGGCGGAGATCAGGGCGGTCGCCATGGTGATGCCCGCGGACGGGCCGTCCTTGGGCATGGCGCCCTCCGGCAGGTGCACGTGGATGTCGAGGTCCTTGTAGAACCATTTGTCCAGACCCAGGCGTGCGGCCCGCGAGCGGGCGTAGCTCATGGCCGCCTGCCCCGATTCCTTCATCACCTCGCCCAGCTTGCCGGTGAGCACCAGCTCGCCGCGGCCGGGCAGGACGCTGACTTCCACGGTCAGCACCTCCCCGCCCACCTCGGTCCACGCCAGCCCGGTGGCCACGCCGACCCGGTTGCGCGTCTCGATGGGGCTCTCGAGGAAGTGCGGCGGGCCCAGCACCTTGGACAGGTTCGCCGGCCCCAGCCGCAGGGAGGACTTCACCACCCCCTCGGCCTTCTTGCGGGCCACCCGGCGGCAGATCCGGGCGATCTCGCGCTCCAGGCTGCGCACGCCGGCCTCCCGGGTGTACTCGTTGATCAGCTTGCGCAGACCCACGTCGGTGATGGAGAGGTCCGTCTCCTTCAGCCCGTTGGCCTTCAACTGCTTCGGGACAAGGAAGTTACGTGCGATCTGCACCTTCTCGGTCTCGAGGTAGCCCGGCAGGCGGATGATCTCCATGCGGTCCTGGAGCGCCGGCGGGATGGCGAACAGGGAGTTGGCGGTGGTCACGAACATCACGTCCGAGAGGTCGAAGTCCACCTCCAGGTAGTGATCGTTGAAGGTGTGGTTCTGCTCGGGGTCCAGGACCTCCAGCAGGGCCGCCGCCGGGTCGCCGCGGAAGTCGGCGCCGAGCTTGTCGATCTCGTCGAGCAGGAACAGGGGGTTGCGGGTGCCGGCCTTGCGCACCGCCTGGATGATCCGGCCCGGCATGGAGCCGATGTAGGTGCGCCGGTGCCCGCGGATCTCGGCCTCGTCGCGCACCCCGCCCAGGCTCATGCGCACGAACTTGCGGTTGACCGCGGAGGCGATGCTCTTGCCCAGCGAGGTCTTGCCCACGCCCGGGGGGCCCACCAGGCACAGGATCGGCCCCTTGAGCGCGCCCTTGTTGAGCTTCATCACCGCGATGTACTCGACGATGCGCTGCTTGACCTTCTCCAGCCCGAAGTGGTCGGCGTCCAGCTGCTTCTGGACCGCCTTCACGTCCGCCATGTCCTTGGTGCGCTTGGCCCACGGCAGGGCCACCAGCCAGTCCACGTAGCTTCGGACCACGGCGGCCTCGGGGCTCATGAAGCTCATCTTGGCCAGCCGGTCCAGCTCCTTGAGCGCCTTGTCCTGGACGTCCGCCGGCATGCGGGCCTTCTTCACCGCCTGCAGCAGCTCGTC includes the following:
- the lon gene encoding endopeptidase La, coding for MKNKGDIAIVERGDEVFEIQEKLPLLPLRDVVIFPYMTTPLLVGRAPSVNAIERAVARDRILFCVAQKKPEVADPGRDGLYKVGTVVRVLQLFRLPDGTMRVLVEGIARARLKRFLPADDYYLVQVEMLGEGTPASSEVEALNRMVLSSFNDYVHMNRRIPDEVLLTANNIADPSCLAHTVASHLLINKVATKQEILEVEDTVGRLRQLSKILAQELEIVKLERKIEGQVRSQVHKNQKEFYLNEQLKAIRKELGYQSEFSGEVDELLQAVKKARMPADVQDKALKELDRLAKMSFMSPEAAVVRSYVDWLVALPWAKRTKDMADVKAVQKQLDADHFGLEKVKQRIVEYIAVMKLNKGALKGPILCLVGPPGVGKTSLGKSIASAVNRKFVRMSLGGVRDEAEIRGHRRTYIGSMPGRIIQAVRKAGTRNPLFLLDEIDKLGADFRGDPAAALLEVLDPEQNHTFNDHYLEVDFDLSDVMFVTTANSLFAIPPALQDRMEIIRLPGYLETEKVQIARNFLVPKQLKANGLKETDLSITDVGLRKLINEYTREAGVRSLEREIARICRRVARKKAEGVVKSSLRLGPANLSKVLGPPHFLESPIETRNRVGVATGLAWTEVGGEVLTVEVSVLPGRGELVLTGKLGEVMKESGQAAMSYARSRAARLGLDKWFYKDLDIHVHLPEGAMPKDGPSAGITMATALISALTGVPTRADVAMTGEITLRGNVLPVGGLPEKTVAARHAGVRTVLIPKANEKDIAELPKEVRRDLQLITVDTMDEVLERALMPAAERASKDPESPPTYAH